A window from Malania oleifera isolate guangnan ecotype guangnan chromosome 7, ASM2987363v1, whole genome shotgun sequence encodes these proteins:
- the LOC131160238 gene encoding uncharacterized protein LOC131160238 isoform X2, whose product MQKRKVQEHIVSEGKKKKKKQVTTPRPACSWVYFSREFIREYSASHPESSGLKAATKAASDAWKLMSFEEKETYARRAREVWDKYLSTAPARAPKRRKQRLTPDQKVAVKSMGFGSLLRLRCRTLRRSLCLWLLERFNTARRSLEICSECIPLSPQDVEFVMGLAASGKDVVNSGPDDLISELRQSYNATNRGISVRLLEERLAATEAGEDFKRSFILYALGTLLCPTARLDVSPSFLHFLINMDAVHQYNWGKFVLDRLVREVSRFRQGKQRAVGGCLLFLQLFYYESISIEGTGALVPAVFPCLSSWGEEEINEREKRERELGGYGFGEVICKDRCLGMDESDFRTQVDGPPASKMGIRAEQGRPDLEQDRNGAENDGIQGKIFLEENRLIPINKNNVVCGHIEVVIDSVRTMCPNKEYGCEETLDCMKKNDHEETCIYAPCACPLLDCNFVGSSQQLSLHFSSKHWDSGRRFQYNCPMAVSLGASETFLVLQAEEDGLLFLLNRGIETVGNVITITHVRPSSSKERFLYDLVSGRGISCLRLKSLAQNFPGRVEGFPPMDFLLIPFHFLSSSGQLDFEICIWNSAELGADCA is encoded by the exons ATGCAAAAGAGAAAGGTGCAAGAGCATATTGTATCagaagggaaaaagaaaaagaagaagcagGTTACCACACCTCGACCTGCATGCTCATGGGTATATTTTAG CCGAGAGTTCATTAGAGAGTATAGTGCCTCCCATCCAGAGTCTTCAGGGCTCAAAGCC GCCACAAAGGCTGCGTCAGATGCATGGAAATTGATGAGCTTTGAGGAAAAAGAAACATACGCTAGACGTGCCCGTGAAGTGTGGGATAAGTACTTGAGCACTGCTCCTGCCCGTGCCCCTAAGCGAAGGAAACAG CGTCTTACCCCTGATCAAAAGGTTGCAGTGAAGAGTATGGGATTTGGCAGCCTCCTTCGCCTTAGGTGCAGAACTCTCCGCCGCAGCTTGTGTCTTTGGttgttggagaggtttaacacAGCAAGGCGCAGCTTGGAGATTTGTAGCGAGTGCATTCCTTTATCCCCTCAGGATGTGGAGTTTGTCATGGGACTAGCAGCTAGTGGGAAAGATGTGGTGAATTCAGGTCCGGATGACCTAATTTCTGAATTGCGTCAAAGTTATAATGCTACAAATCGTGGGATTTCTGTGCGCCTTCTAGAGGAGCGGTTGGCAGCCACAGAAGCTGGAGAGGATTTTAAGCGATCATTTATCCTATATGCATTGGGCACTCTTTTGTGCCCGACAGCAAGGCTGGATGTTAGCCCTTCTTTCcttcattttttaattaatatggATGCTGTCCATCAGTACAATTGGGGAAAATTTGTGCTTGATCGTTTAGTTCGGGAGGTATCTCGCTTCCGTCAAGGGAAGCAACGTGCAGTTGGGGGCTGTCTTCTGTTTCTCCAG CTCTTTTACTATGAGAGCATCTCTATTGAAGGAACTGGTGCTTTAGTCCCTGCTGTTTTTCCATGCTTATCCTCATGGGGAGAGGAAGAGATTAATGAGAGAGAAAAACGAGAAAGAGAGCTTGGTGGTTATGGGTTTGGAGAG GTGATTTGCAAGGATAGGTGCCTTGGGATGGACGAATCAGATTTTAGAACCCAAGTGGATGGCCCACCTGCAAGCAAAATGGGTATCAGGGCTGAGCAAGGTCGTCCTGACCTTGAGCAGGATAGAAATGGG GCTGAAAATGATGGAATCCAAGGCAAAATCTTTCTGGAG gAAAACAGGCTGATTCCTATTAACAAGAACAACGTGGTGTGTGGGCACATTGAGGTGGTGATTGATTCAGTCAGAACAATGTGCCCAAACAAAGAGTATGGGTGTGAAGAAACATTGGATTGCATGAAGAAAAATGACCATGAAGAGACATGCATCTATGCACCATGTGCATGCCCGCTTCTGGACTGCAACTTTGTTGGATCTTCGCAACAGTTGTCCCTTCACTTCAGCAGCAAGCACTGGGATTCTGGAAGGCGTTTCCAGTACAACTGCCCGATGGCTGTCTCCTTAGGTGCAAGTGAAACATTCCTTGTTCTTCAGGCAGAGGAGGATGGTCTCCTCTTTCTGCTCAACAGAGGGATTGAAACTGTTGGGAACGTGATTACAATAACTCATGTCAGGCCGAGCTCTTCAAAAGAAAGGTTCTTGTATGATCTTGTATCAGGAAGAGGAATCAGCTGTCTTAGATTAAAATCATTGGCACAAAATTTCCCAGGGCGGGTGGAAGGTTTTCCCCCTATGGATTTTCTTCTGATTCCTTTTCATTTCCTTAGTTCCTCTGGTCAGTTAGACTTCGAGATTTGTATATGGAATTCAGCAGAACTTGGGGCTGATTGCGCTTGA
- the LOC131160238 gene encoding uncharacterized protein LOC131160238 isoform X1, whose protein sequence is MQKRKVQEHIVSEGKKKKKKQVTTPRPACSWVYFSREFIREYSASHPESSGLKAATKAASDAWKLMSFEEKETYARRAREVWDKYLSTAPARAPKRRKQTKLVTRCSPGRLFNVLQRLTPDQKVAVKSMGFGSLLRLRCRTLRRSLCLWLLERFNTARRSLEICSECIPLSPQDVEFVMGLAASGKDVVNSGPDDLISELRQSYNATNRGISVRLLEERLAATEAGEDFKRSFILYALGTLLCPTARLDVSPSFLHFLINMDAVHQYNWGKFVLDRLVREVSRFRQGKQRAVGGCLLFLQLFYYESISIEGTGALVPAVFPCLSSWGEEEINEREKRERELGGYGFGEVICKDRCLGMDESDFRTQVDGPPASKMGIRAEQGRPDLEQDRNGAENDGIQGKIFLEENRLIPINKNNVVCGHIEVVIDSVRTMCPNKEYGCEETLDCMKKNDHEETCIYAPCACPLLDCNFVGSSQQLSLHFSSKHWDSGRRFQYNCPMAVSLGASETFLVLQAEEDGLLFLLNRGIETVGNVITITHVRPSSSKERFLYDLVSGRGISCLRLKSLAQNFPGRVEGFPPMDFLLIPFHFLSSSGQLDFEICIWNSAELGADCA, encoded by the exons ATGCAAAAGAGAAAGGTGCAAGAGCATATTGTATCagaagggaaaaagaaaaagaagaagcagGTTACCACACCTCGACCTGCATGCTCATGGGTATATTTTAG CCGAGAGTTCATTAGAGAGTATAGTGCCTCCCATCCAGAGTCTTCAGGGCTCAAAGCC GCCACAAAGGCTGCGTCAGATGCATGGAAATTGATGAGCTTTGAGGAAAAAGAAACATACGCTAGACGTGCCCGTGAAGTGTGGGATAAGTACTTGAGCACTGCTCCTGCCCGTGCCCCTAAGCGAAGGAAACAG ACCAAGCTAGTCACAAGGTGCTCTCCTGGTCGCTTATTCAATGTGTTGCAGCGTCTTACCCCTGATCAAAAGGTTGCAGTGAAGAGTATGGGATTTGGCAGCCTCCTTCGCCTTAGGTGCAGAACTCTCCGCCGCAGCTTGTGTCTTTGGttgttggagaggtttaacacAGCAAGGCGCAGCTTGGAGATTTGTAGCGAGTGCATTCCTTTATCCCCTCAGGATGTGGAGTTTGTCATGGGACTAGCAGCTAGTGGGAAAGATGTGGTGAATTCAGGTCCGGATGACCTAATTTCTGAATTGCGTCAAAGTTATAATGCTACAAATCGTGGGATTTCTGTGCGCCTTCTAGAGGAGCGGTTGGCAGCCACAGAAGCTGGAGAGGATTTTAAGCGATCATTTATCCTATATGCATTGGGCACTCTTTTGTGCCCGACAGCAAGGCTGGATGTTAGCCCTTCTTTCcttcattttttaattaatatggATGCTGTCCATCAGTACAATTGGGGAAAATTTGTGCTTGATCGTTTAGTTCGGGAGGTATCTCGCTTCCGTCAAGGGAAGCAACGTGCAGTTGGGGGCTGTCTTCTGTTTCTCCAG CTCTTTTACTATGAGAGCATCTCTATTGAAGGAACTGGTGCTTTAGTCCCTGCTGTTTTTCCATGCTTATCCTCATGGGGAGAGGAAGAGATTAATGAGAGAGAAAAACGAGAAAGAGAGCTTGGTGGTTATGGGTTTGGAGAG GTGATTTGCAAGGATAGGTGCCTTGGGATGGACGAATCAGATTTTAGAACCCAAGTGGATGGCCCACCTGCAAGCAAAATGGGTATCAGGGCTGAGCAAGGTCGTCCTGACCTTGAGCAGGATAGAAATGGG GCTGAAAATGATGGAATCCAAGGCAAAATCTTTCTGGAG gAAAACAGGCTGATTCCTATTAACAAGAACAACGTGGTGTGTGGGCACATTGAGGTGGTGATTGATTCAGTCAGAACAATGTGCCCAAACAAAGAGTATGGGTGTGAAGAAACATTGGATTGCATGAAGAAAAATGACCATGAAGAGACATGCATCTATGCACCATGTGCATGCCCGCTTCTGGACTGCAACTTTGTTGGATCTTCGCAACAGTTGTCCCTTCACTTCAGCAGCAAGCACTGGGATTCTGGAAGGCGTTTCCAGTACAACTGCCCGATGGCTGTCTCCTTAGGTGCAAGTGAAACATTCCTTGTTCTTCAGGCAGAGGAGGATGGTCTCCTCTTTCTGCTCAACAGAGGGATTGAAACTGTTGGGAACGTGATTACAATAACTCATGTCAGGCCGAGCTCTTCAAAAGAAAGGTTCTTGTATGATCTTGTATCAGGAAGAGGAATCAGCTGTCTTAGATTAAAATCATTGGCACAAAATTTCCCAGGGCGGGTGGAAGGTTTTCCCCCTATGGATTTTCTTCTGATTCCTTTTCATTTCCTTAGTTCCTCTGGTCAGTTAGACTTCGAGATTTGTATATGGAATTCAGCAGAACTTGGGGCTGATTGCGCTTGA
- the LOC131160238 gene encoding uncharacterized protein LOC131160238 isoform X3 — protein MSFEEKETYARRAREVWDKYLSTAPARAPKRRKQTKLVTRCSPGRLFNVLQRLTPDQKVAVKSMGFGSLLRLRCRTLRRSLCLWLLERFNTARRSLEICSECIPLSPQDVEFVMGLAASGKDVVNSGPDDLISELRQSYNATNRGISVRLLEERLAATEAGEDFKRSFILYALGTLLCPTARLDVSPSFLHFLINMDAVHQYNWGKFVLDRLVREVSRFRQGKQRAVGGCLLFLQLFYYESISIEGTGALVPAVFPCLSSWGEEEINEREKRERELGGYGFGEVICKDRCLGMDESDFRTQVDGPPASKMGIRAEQGRPDLEQDRNGAENDGIQGKIFLEENRLIPINKNNVVCGHIEVVIDSVRTMCPNKEYGCEETLDCMKKNDHEETCIYAPCACPLLDCNFVGSSQQLSLHFSSKHWDSGRRFQYNCPMAVSLGASETFLVLQAEEDGLLFLLNRGIETVGNVITITHVRPSSSKERFLYDLVSGRGISCLRLKSLAQNFPGRVEGFPPMDFLLIPFHFLSSSGQLDFEICIWNSAELGADCA, from the exons ATGAGCTTTGAGGAAAAAGAAACATACGCTAGACGTGCCCGTGAAGTGTGGGATAAGTACTTGAGCACTGCTCCTGCCCGTGCCCCTAAGCGAAGGAAACAG ACCAAGCTAGTCACAAGGTGCTCTCCTGGTCGCTTATTCAATGTGTTGCAGCGTCTTACCCCTGATCAAAAGGTTGCAGTGAAGAGTATGGGATTTGGCAGCCTCCTTCGCCTTAGGTGCAGAACTCTCCGCCGCAGCTTGTGTCTTTGGttgttggagaggtttaacacAGCAAGGCGCAGCTTGGAGATTTGTAGCGAGTGCATTCCTTTATCCCCTCAGGATGTGGAGTTTGTCATGGGACTAGCAGCTAGTGGGAAAGATGTGGTGAATTCAGGTCCGGATGACCTAATTTCTGAATTGCGTCAAAGTTATAATGCTACAAATCGTGGGATTTCTGTGCGCCTTCTAGAGGAGCGGTTGGCAGCCACAGAAGCTGGAGAGGATTTTAAGCGATCATTTATCCTATATGCATTGGGCACTCTTTTGTGCCCGACAGCAAGGCTGGATGTTAGCCCTTCTTTCcttcattttttaattaatatggATGCTGTCCATCAGTACAATTGGGGAAAATTTGTGCTTGATCGTTTAGTTCGGGAGGTATCTCGCTTCCGTCAAGGGAAGCAACGTGCAGTTGGGGGCTGTCTTCTGTTTCTCCAG CTCTTTTACTATGAGAGCATCTCTATTGAAGGAACTGGTGCTTTAGTCCCTGCTGTTTTTCCATGCTTATCCTCATGGGGAGAGGAAGAGATTAATGAGAGAGAAAAACGAGAAAGAGAGCTTGGTGGTTATGGGTTTGGAGAG GTGATTTGCAAGGATAGGTGCCTTGGGATGGACGAATCAGATTTTAGAACCCAAGTGGATGGCCCACCTGCAAGCAAAATGGGTATCAGGGCTGAGCAAGGTCGTCCTGACCTTGAGCAGGATAGAAATGGG GCTGAAAATGATGGAATCCAAGGCAAAATCTTTCTGGAG gAAAACAGGCTGATTCCTATTAACAAGAACAACGTGGTGTGTGGGCACATTGAGGTGGTGATTGATTCAGTCAGAACAATGTGCCCAAACAAAGAGTATGGGTGTGAAGAAACATTGGATTGCATGAAGAAAAATGACCATGAAGAGACATGCATCTATGCACCATGTGCATGCCCGCTTCTGGACTGCAACTTTGTTGGATCTTCGCAACAGTTGTCCCTTCACTTCAGCAGCAAGCACTGGGATTCTGGAAGGCGTTTCCAGTACAACTGCCCGATGGCTGTCTCCTTAGGTGCAAGTGAAACATTCCTTGTTCTTCAGGCAGAGGAGGATGGTCTCCTCTTTCTGCTCAACAGAGGGATTGAAACTGTTGGGAACGTGATTACAATAACTCATGTCAGGCCGAGCTCTTCAAAAGAAAGGTTCTTGTATGATCTTGTATCAGGAAGAGGAATCAGCTGTCTTAGATTAAAATCATTGGCACAAAATTTCCCAGGGCGGGTGGAAGGTTTTCCCCCTATGGATTTTCTTCTGATTCCTTTTCATTTCCTTAGTTCCTCTGGTCAGTTAGACTTCGAGATTTGTATATGGAATTCAGCAGAACTTGGGGCTGATTGCGCTTGA